The following are encoded in a window of Syngnathus scovelli strain Florida chromosome 4, RoL_Ssco_1.2, whole genome shotgun sequence genomic DNA:
- the kctd3 gene encoding BTB/POZ domain-containing protein KCTD3 — MATSGCDLTTGMGEIIQLNVGGTRFSTSRQTLMWIPDSFFSSLLSGRISTLRDETGAIFIDRDPTAFAPILNFLRTKELDLRGVNISVLRHEAEFYGITPLVRRLLLCEELDRSSCGSVLFHGYLPPPAIPGRKPSSASSCDERACPSGAAGFSYVGAPPHPPLPCSPGLEGAHKLGPDPRKVLIIAGHHNWIVAAYAHFVICYRIKESTGWQQVFSSPCLDWTIERIALNAKVVGGPHGDKDKMVAAASESSIILWSIQDGGSGNEIGVFSLGVPVDDLFFIGNQLVATSHTGKVGVWNAVTQHWQVQDVVPITSCDTAGSFLLLGCNNGSIYYIDMQKFPLRMKDNDLLVTELYHDPSNDAITALSVYLTPKTSVSGNWIEIAYGTSSGAVRVIVQHPETVGSGPQLFQTFTVHRSPVTKIMLSEKHLVSVCADNNHVRTWTVTRFRGMISTQPGSTPLASFKILSLEETESHGSYCSGNDIGPFGERDDQQVFIQKVVPITTKLFVRLSSTGKRICEVQSVDGTTISCFMVRECEGSSRMGSRPRRYLFTGHGNGSIQLWDLTTAMDTANKGEEKKKVEVGGPTEEELLQLLDQCDLSTSRCATPNISPAPSVLHQTRLKEFSSSVQSQAPEAIPETQVTYGAVRPYRESPLLARARRTESFHSNRDFQDFSLSRGLLDSTEQSSSQPADIRRSLCDFGSEESERRLSAMELWTCRSNTANALTAPGRTKAEGGSQESPRQPPDSPVPGEADVRRKVHLQPEEGDGTGAAPDGVKVEGGAKKRGVLEVGFLGRKRAPPVPLLSSGSEGGGSDSSATASPSPTKLTSCTSPRHRKLTAELSNQDSSL; from the exons ATGGCGACCAGCGGCTGCGACCTGACGACGGGGATGGGGGAAATCATCCAGCTGAACGTGGGTGGGACGCG GTTCAGcacctcccgacagaccctcATGTGGATCCCTGACTCTTTCTTTTCGAG tctGCTTAGTGGAAGAATATCCACTCTTCGGGATGAAACTGGAGCT ATATTTATTGACCGAGACCCCACAGCTTTTGCACCAATTTTAAACTTCCTCCGAACCAAAGAACTGGACCTGCG CGGCGTTAACATCAGCGTTCTGCGGCATGAGGCTGAATTCTACGGCATAACTCCCTTGG TGCGACGCCTTCTGCTGTGTGAAGAACTGGACCGCTCATCATGTGGGAGCGTTCTCTTCCATGGTTACCTTCCACCTCCAG CTATCCCTGGACGCAAgccaagctccgcctcttcctgTGATGAGCGTGCGTGTCCCAGTGGAGCGGCGGGATTCAGCTACGTCGgtgctcctcctcatcctcccctTCCCTGTTCACCAGGTTTAGAAGGAGCTCATAAACTTG GACCAGACCCCCGCAAGGTGCTCATCATAGCGGGACATCACAACTGGATTGTAGCAGCGTACGCACACTTTGTCATCTGCTACAG GATAAAGGAATCTACCGGATGGCAACAGGTGTTCTCCTCTCCTTGTCTTGACTGGACCATCGAACGCATCGCACTGAACGCCAAGGTGGTGGGCGGCCCGCACGGAGACAAGGACAAGATGGTGGCCGCCGCCTCCGAAAGCAGCATCATCCTCTGGAGCATCCAAGACGGAGGCAGCGGCAACGAGATTG GAGTGTTCAGCCTCGGTGTGCCGGTCGATGATCTCTTCTTTATCGGAAACCAGCTGGTGGCGACGAGCCACACGGGGAAGGTCGGAGTGTGGAATGCTGTAACGCAGCATTGGCAG GTTCAAGATGTTGTTCCCATCACCAGCTGCGACACGGCCGGGTCCTTCCTGTTACTGGGCTGCAACAATGGCTCCATCTACTACATTG ACATGCAAAAGTTCCCACTGAGGATGAAAGACAACGATCTCCTGGTGACGGAGCTTTATCACGATCCCTCTAACGACGCTATCACCGCACTGTCTGTCTACCTCACGCCTAAAACCA gtgtgagtgggaactggatcgagaTTGCTTACGGGACTAGCAGCGGTGCAGTGAGAGTCATCGTGCAGCATCCAGAGACGGTGGGCTCGGGCCCTCAGCTCTTCCAGACTTTCACTGTTCACAGGAGCCCCGTCACAAAAATCATGTTGTCTGAGAAACACCTGGTCTCAG TGTGCGCTGACAACAACCACGTTCGCACGTGGACGGTGACCCGCTTCCGAGGGATGATTTCCACCCAGCCCGGCTCCACGCCCTTGGCCTCTTTCAAAATACTTTCCCTGGAGGAAACGGAGAGCCACGGCAGCTACTGTTCAGGGAACGACATCG GTCCGTTTGGAGAGCGAGATGATCAACAAGTATTTATCCAGAAGGTTGTTCCCATCACCACCAAGCTCTTTGTGAGACTCTCATCCACTGGGAAAAG AATCTGTGAAGTGCAGTCGGTGGACGGGACCACCATCTCTTGCTTTATGGTGCGGGAGTGCGAGGGTTCAAGCCGGATGGGCTCGCGACCTCGCCGCTATCTGTTCACCGGTCACGGCAATGGCAGCATCCAACTGTGGGACCTGACCACCGCCATGGACACTGCTAACAAAggagaggagaagaagaaagtcG AAGTCGGCGGCCCCACAGAGGAGGAACTTCTGCAGCTGTTGGACCAGTGTGACCTGAGCAcgtcccgctgcgccactccaAACATTAGCCCTGCACCCTCGGTGCTGCACCAAACGCGCCTCAAAGAATTTTCCTCGAG TGTGCAGTCACAGGCTCCGGAAGCCATTCCTGAGACCCAGGTGACCTACGGAGCTGTGCGGCCGTACAGGGAGAGCCCCCTGCTGGCTCGGGCCAGAAGAACAGAATCCTTCCACAGCAACAG AGACTTCCAGGACTTCAGCCTGAGTCGTGGCCTCCTGGACAGCACAGAGCAGAGTTCCAGTCAGCCCGCAGACATCCGCCGTTCCCTCTGTGATTTTGGGTCAGAGGAGAGCGAGAGGAGGCTGTCCGCCATGGAGCTGTGGACCTGCCGCAGCAACACTGCAAACGCTTTGACTGCTCCGGGCAGGACGAAGGCTGAAGGTGGGAGTCAGGAATCCCCCCGGCAGCCCCCGGACAGCCCCGTACCCGGAGAAGCTGATGTCAGACGAAAGGTACACTTGCAGCCTGAGGAGGGGGATGGCACAGGAGCTGCTCCAGATGGGGTGAAGGTGGAGGGAGGCGCGAAGAAGAGGGGAGTTTTGGAGGTGGGCTTTCTAGGGAGGAAGAGGGCACCCCCAGTCCCGCTCCTCTCCTCAGGATCCGAAGGCGGCGGCAGTGACTCATCCGCCACCGCTTCTCCTTCTCCCACCAAATTGACATCCTGCACCTCGCCGCGACACAGGAAGCTTACTGCTGAGTTGTCCAATCAGGACAGCAGCCTTTGA